Within the Phaseolus vulgaris cultivar G19833 chromosome 9, P. vulgaris v2.0, whole genome shotgun sequence genome, the region GTGGAAAATATTATGTGAGTGATTTTGATGCTTCTTCATTGATAGTAATTTGGTCCTTTTGGGAAGGAGTGGTGTAAAGAGGGTTATCAGAAAATTTTGTGGGTTCTCCTTCACTCCTTCTCACGTTCTTGTGCCCAAGGGTGCCTCAAAATGAGACAACCAAAAGGATAAAGTAAAGCAACTACAAAacttttgttcttgttttcaGACATTGCCTCACTCCTCTGGCTAAATCCTCACCACTCCACTACAGTTTCTTCTTTCAAAAGTCACACTTCAAAGAAATgcaaaatcaaatatataaagaTTCTCTCCTCTCTTATGCagaaattacttttaaaaatattttaaaattgtagcACAAATTCACAAACAACGTACAAATATATGGTATGTGCTTAACCCGTTGAATAATACTAACATAAAAATAGTGGAAAACAAACTCACATCTATCTAAACTAAGTCCACACTCAATAATATATATCATTCCAATAACATAATTTAAGCTTAacttgattttataaaattaatttgtaagaGACGAGATTTatatccatttatatattataaattcgTCTTATTTCTATTTGATGTGATATCTATTGTCTTGAATTTTGTCTATTGTTCATGGGATTTTTTCTGTTATCttggatttttaaaaatgaGTAAAACAAAAAGAGAGGTCAATATTACATGAGtgtaaatgatttttttgaTGTTGAAGACGAAGCtccaagtaaaaaaaaaggaacaaaagtaattatttttatttagaactTCTACAACTTAGAACTTGAAAGTTCAACAAACTATaactaattcaaatttatttgtttttatttttctaatatagATCTTAGAAATTTAAATACTAAGACCAATAAAAATGGAAAATCCATAGGAGATGAGGAAGACATTGAAGAATAACTTTTAATAGAAGATGAAGATGACTTGAGTGATGTAGATGTTGGAGAGGAAGACGATGAATTATGAATGACGAATGACTATGATATTTGCATGTTtacatatcttatatatttaattatatgttatattttttaatgtttatgaatCTTACTATTCACGATACGAAACAATTCTTAATTCAAAAAATCAGCTTTACAATACACTATTTGTATCTCGATTCAACCaccatgaaaaatattattagatatatttatatatttactactactattttatcaataattatCTATATATGAAGTGCATCATTCAACTTTTTGTCGTTCTTGAGCATTATTCTTTTCTcttgtaattaaaaaactatatatatatatatataattaattgcaAGAATTATcaataactaatttataattcagGGTCAAATCGACTCATACAAAACtggatgattaaaataaataaataaaaaattagaaattggatggttaaaatagaaataaagaaTCAAATTATTAGCGGCGGTAAAGTACTTATTAAACTTAAAGGAAAACTTTATGATACTACTTATATTCTCTTATAGTAAATGTTGGGTTTTAAAGAGATGACACGTTGTAAAATTGAGAATGTTAAGATGGAATGTATGACAAAACAAAAGGATAGAAAACAAActaagtagaaaaaaaaaatagttaaaatacttTGGACATGTGCAAAAGGAGCTCATTCAAAGTGTCAATGAAGAGATTAGGTTGGTGGTTTTTAATCTCGTGGAAAGGgagaaaaaaacataaaagaaattaGAGATAATggaatataattatattactaaaaaaatattttttgttaaaaagtgaaataaaaactatattACTCCATAAcagttattaattaaatctaatttatataatataatatattttgatttatgagacataattaataattagaCATTCAAGTAAGTCGCGACTATTTTTGTGAAAAACTAAATTTACAAAGAAAATATTGTGTAATATGTACTTAGcagtttttttttgttctttcccagatgatggttttttttttattatgttttagtGACTTTTTTTactacaataaatttaaaattgtatcaTTAGAGACAGAACGATCCCGAACATTCTAGATATCGGATATCGACGGTTATACGAAAATGCTTTAAGGTTAAAGTATATTAATATATGTTAAACcgtaaaaaaaatagataatataCTCTTAATCATGATATGAATGTTAATCTTGACCTAACACTAAAAGTGTCCATCAATATAGTATGAATAGACATAGCAACCAAAACAAAGGTATATCattattacaatatttattGCATCATCATATCGAACACTTCCTTAAGTATTGGAGTTACAGGTGTACTCACCATCATCAAAAGCAAAATTCCAAgtgttttaagaaaaatctAAAGAAGGAAAAGAGATATTGACTAAAGAAATAATTTGTTCAGccattaaaaaaatactctcAAAGtcccttataaaaaaataaaaactttttttcaatatattaacAGAAGATGGTAGAAAAAAGGATAATGATATATTGACaacttcaatattttatttaatcataTTACAATtctcaatactattattttaatattttttatattatttaattataaatttaccgtttattatatatatttatatctaatgAAATAACAATCGTATAGAATTCCAAAAATTCTCAAACTATCCCAAAAAAATTGGTCTTCTTAGGGTATCAAAGATGATTTGTAGTACACACGTGGCACAGAGAGACACACCCTCGTCATCTGCCGGGAAACTTggaatttttaatgaaaaagaaggaagaaaTTGCGGAGATCCAAATCCGAGTTTCTCGTTGTTTGGTAACATTGTGTTATATTATTCATCGACTAAGAGTCACCTAATAAATGATGAATCaataaatcaatataaataatttgttgaGTTTTGAGGATTTGCAAGGTTGTTTGTTGCCCCAGAAATTCATAGAGAGCGACGTATAGACATCAATCTCTGTGAAAAAAATGGGGACGACGAAGAGCAGCTCCAATTCTACCTCAAAAtctgataataataataataacaatgtCAATGGCGACAAggacaaaaacaacaacaccagaGTGGTGTTGAATGTCTACGACCTCACCCCTCTCAACAATTATTTGTATTGGTTCGGCTTTGGAATCTTTCACTCAGGCATTGAAGGTTTCTTTCAACTTTCAATTTCTTTTCTCCATTCTCTAAATCCTAATCTTTGTTTTTCCATTTTGTATGAAAGGATGTATTATtgttatttcttcttcttcttctattttcATAAGATGCTTCATGTAGCAAACCAAGGTTTTCATTTCTGCCAACTTGCTAGAAAGAATGCCACAGATAATGTCCAATAGGGTTTTGAAGATGAATAGCTGCAAAGAAAGATACAGATGagaatcaaaagaaaaaaatgatacaGATAGCATTTTATGATCCTTTATATATAGAACCTATGACTGGTCGTATTCAGCTTTTCTCTAAATCTCATTCAACGAATGCTGGCAAATATATATGATTTGTGTGTATCAATGTTGTGTTTATCCCAATTAAGAAATATGTTTacaagaatgaaattttatGGGGTCCCAAACGGTGCAACATATCgtttaatttgatatttagGCGTTTGCTTGTCTTGCATAAAATCCCAAAATCCCTATGGTTTTGATCCAAATCATCAAAAATTGTCATAGTAAGAATTAGAAGAATTTGCATTAATTCCAAAGAATAAATGCAGGTCCTGGACAGAGTTAAAACCAAAGAGGGTCATTGACATTTGCTAGCTTTAAACCCAAACACCATGAATGTTTTTCTTGTATCcacaaacaataaattaaattagttagaGAGAGCACTTAAAGATGTTACAAGCCTTATATATAAAGATACCCTTATATATTAAGATACCTAGTAAAATCAAAACTCCCACAACAAGATAAAAACGAACTGAGAacaaaaagaaacaataaaaaactACCAACCATTCTACTAGCGGTTTATCCAAGCAAATTTAGTGCCAAAAACCTATGAAAAATGATTCTGTATAACTCAGTTATACCACTGCAAATCTACTATTGGTTACTTGTTTGACTACGAGCATCATAGCAGAAAAACCTCTCCCAAGACAGACTTGCAGCACCATAAATGCTTAGTTTAGTCAATATTCACAAAGTGTGATAGCTTATAATGAATCAAGTTTATAAAATACAAAGCTAATCATCAAAATTAGATGTTAGGATTGAGAAACCATGTCTAAATTttgtatatatgtatgtaagGATTTAAGAGTTCTTTTCTTATCATTCCATGTTTCTTGTAATATCTAAAtggtttcttgcttttgttatAATGGTTACTTCTGTATCTGTTTGAATAGTACACGGTAAAGAGTATGGATTTGGAGCTCATGACTTTCCAGCAAGTGGAGTATTTGAAGTAGAGCCAAAGAAGTGCCCTGGATTTATATACAGATGTTCTGTGACTTTAGGTCATGTAAATATGCATCCTTCTGAGTTTCGAACATTCATTGAGACCATAGCTAATGAGTATCATGGAGATACCTACCACCTTATATCTAAGAACTGCAATCATTTTACGGATGATATGTCACATAGATTGAATGGAAAACGAATCCCAGGTTGGGTGAATCGTCTTGCTAGGTTAGGTAAGACCACAATCCTTAATTTATATATCTTTCAGAAAAGACTAAATATCATTTTACCTCTCTTTCTTCTATACTTTTCATGCCACAGAAGAATGTGTTATAGAAACACAATGATATTCTAAGTGTAACCTTTTGGTGAAAATTCAGGTTCACTTTGCAGTTGCCTACTTCCTGATTGTGTTGAAGTAACAACTGTTAAACAACTACCGGAATACCATTCAGGTATACGCATATGTTCATATTCTTGTTTTCTACTTTTCCTGATGCATACTGAGTTTTCCATCTTGGTGTGCACATGTAAACAATTTGCACTGCTTATCTTTGTGAGTATTTGCAGAAGATGAAATTGCTGAGTCTCTTTCGTCTGCCTCACCATGTGGATCTCAAGCAACATCAGGAATGGACGATGACCAAGAAAAGCACCTTTTGTCACCTTTCGCCAGTAAAACAGATAATGTTTCGTTTGTTAAAGAGGCACCATTAAAATGAATGTCAAGTGATGGAGGTGAGCCTAAAAATTGCTCATTTTTCAAAGGCTTGCTACATTCCTCGTTCATTTAGTGGCTTCAGATTTGTGACAGAAACAGTGCCAGATCGATTTTGATGTATCAATGATTGTGTATGCTAGTTGTTCATGCGTCAGGGTTTGTATTTCTGGAGCTTAGCCATGTAAATTACATCCAAGTTTGGAAATGAGTTAAGGAATATTATTTACATATAGCAATGATTGTCTATATGGGGTTGAGTTGATCATCTGAGAAGCCTTTTTTGGAGGATTTGTTGGGGTAGTAGCCATGTAAATTTTAACAGCATTACtagaaatgaaatatttttacatGTTTAAAGGATTGTGTTTGGAGCCTAGTTTTTCAAATGCAAGGGTTTTAATTATGGAGGGGATTGTTGGATCTCTTGGCCATGTATGTGATTTACACCTGTGTTTGAAAATTGAGTTATAAATATTCTTTAAGAGTTTATAATTTACAAACCATTATGGTGTTGGGATTTATGTAAAGGGACGTTTGTTAAACTCAAGAAACTAATGGCGAGTCTATGCCCTATTTTCTAAAAGGGTGTTTAACAAGCAGTAGAAAATATATACTtcataaatcaataaaataatattttaatcatatttaatttattttctaattttaaatattataatattattataatatggtGAAAAGTGTATGTTTTTACTGTCTTAAAAAtatcttttcttttctaaaatggctTGGGATTGGTAGATACTTATAGCAGATGACTCTAAAAATTTCAAGCATGCATTTTTGGTCCTTTGACTTATATAACTTACATTTCTTCGgccacctccataaattttaaattcccAAAATTAtccttcaataaaaaaaaatataaacagtATTTTacataagtaaaaaaattaccacttccgaattacataatccaaaaccTATTTAACCACTAACAAtaccggattatataatccaaaacttatttaaaaaaataaaccttCTAAATTAAGTAATCCAGAACATTATGAGTATTCGTATAACAAACTAGGAGAAAGCATATAAACCTTGTCATCATTGAAAGACGCAATCCCTTCCTAGTAGGCAAAACCTGTGACTTATTGATCACACACTTAGATAATGTTTTATGCTAGCCTGGAGTGCTTGTTTGACAAAAATATCCATTTAGTTAGGAGTGAATATGTCCAAAGAATACTCAAGGGGATTAGCATGAGTGGTTCCCAACTCAAAGAATACTTAATAGGGTTAGTTTGGAGTGGTTACAATCCCAAAAAATAATCTAGGGGTTAGTTAGAAGTGACTAGATCCTAAATAATACTTAAGATGTTAGTCAAAAGTAATCCTAAATAATACTTAGAGTTAATCAGGAATGACCACAATCTCAAATAATACTCTATTATACTTTAAGATAACAATTCAAAGTAAACTTGTTGAACTCttaatattaaatgaattttatgtctaactcaatcttacaaaattgaattataagataaaatttatacCCCACATATATACTTtgaaatatcattatttttaatcaatatagaGTCTCCAACATAGGTAGTTTAATAACAACCCCATAACGGATGACTTGATaagttcaacaatttttttttaaaattgactttaaattactttaatatcatattaaaagtgaacttttaaaaccaattttttaaaataaaatttacactcacttatatattttaaaatattttatctatcTCTAACTCacttatatttgttttatctCTAGTAGATGAGATTCCAACACCTAACAAATGGAAATCAGGTTCTGAAAAACATTTCAGTTTTGATCCATTTTTTGTTTAGAACCCGTTTTGAAACTACACTtttataacttaattttatctatctttaaactatttttaaaatataaggttTATCCAACtggttttaaaattagttttgaatttttttttaaattgtaaaatcaGCTTACACCGAAATCCAATTTTGTTCACAAACCAGCTTAAAAACTGATTTGAAATTCGTTGGTGATGTTTTAAAATCTAATCCACATATTGTGTTTGGTTTTATACAAAACCAAAACCAAGTACACCGTCAGTATTAAGTCCCACTGGAAGCCCAGTAAAGGGAGATTAACGCGTCATGTCTAAATAATATCATGTAACAAAACGAAAACCTTACAAGCATTGTAGATCATCTTCAgcataatatattatttcatcACCATACTTGCCACCAAGTTTTTGTTTCAATGACAGTACCTTGTTTCGAAGATGCCTTCAGGCCAAGTGTTTTACAAAATGGATTGAGAATATATTATGCATGTCATCAGCAGAAATCTAAGCAAATCTGCAATAACAAAATTACAATTgacaaaaaggaaaagaattaCTTTTCATATTTTGCTTCCTTTGCGGGCTACCTATGCAGTATTCCCCTCAAGGCCCAATTTTGACGTTAGCCAAGCGCAAACCTCATCCATCTCTTCTGGAATTGTGTAGTGTCCAAGCCTTAGAACCAAAAGAAAAGtccagaaaaaaaattaaaatttagcaTGGTATAAAGaagattttataaaaagaaaaaaataggaCAAAATCTATTACAGGGCTTTTCGTTTATTACCCATTATAAGCTTTAAAAGTTACATCCCCAAATCCAGTTGAACTTAAGCACTTCGATGACTTCTCACCAGACTTATAGGGAACAACATCATCACCTGAGAATATAAATGCAAATGTTATTCACTCCACTATTCAAAAGTTAAATTACCTAGCAATAGTGGTAATGTTGGCGAAAATGAGCTTAATATCGAACAACTAGAGCACATTATAAAACGATTGTATGGATTTTACCCTGCTAAATACATAGAAAAATTTATACAACCTAGATGAACAGTGTTAAACATGAACCAATGGCAATTATTAACTGAACATATAGTTTAAATAATAAGGTGTGTCAGCCTGGATATACATTAAATAAAGGAATGTTTTGCAGCATTTTGCAAAAGCATGATATTTGAAATCAATATAAATAGCAAAATCACCTACATAGGTGACCCACTTCTCGACCAACTTATGTTGTGATTAGAAAAGcttgtcatataaattatttagtcAAAATTCTATTTCATGAAAAAATCGAAGCAAAACCAAAGTGCCAACTTTGTTAGAAACCAAGATCTTATTTATCATATATCTCCCAAACTACAGCCTATCCCTCAAGGTAAACGTAACAGAACTTGTATCATTTTTCTCACAATGCTGGTGCTATGTGTACATGCAGCGCAGAAACACGTGACCACCTACTACAGGGTGATTACTTTCCTTTGAAAAAACCAAGGTTTACTCACTTTTTTATCCCTTCACTTTTCGGTACTTCTGTTCAGTCCCTAATCTAGATTTTGACCAATCAAAGTTCCTGAACTTTTGTTCTGATACCACTGAGTCCTTGTTGTcaagttaaaatattattgaaactTAACAGTGGCGTTGGCAACCCAAGCCAAG harbors:
- the LOC137821294 gene encoding deSI-like protein At4g17486 translates to MGTTKSSSNSTSKSDNNNNNNVNGDKDKNNNTRVVLNVYDLTPLNNYLYWFGFGIFHSGIEVHGKEYGFGAHDFPASGVFEVEPKKCPGFIYRCSVTLGHVNMHPSEFRTFIETIANEYHGDTYHLISKNCNHFTDDMSHRLNGKRIPGWVNRLARLGSLCSCLLPDCVEVTTVKQLPEYHSEDEIAESLSSASPCGSQATSGMDDDQEKHLLSPFASKTDNVSFVKEAPLK